A genomic window from Xyrauchen texanus isolate HMW12.3.18 chromosome 31, RBS_HiC_50CHRs, whole genome shotgun sequence includes:
- the LOC127624871 gene encoding olfactory receptor 142-like yields the protein MLDNMTSFTIYTLLEPRGSKSYRHMYFTCFLFLYFLILLVNIWLSIVIVLERTLHEPVYIFLCNLCVNGQYGATGFYPKFLYDILRDSYVIPSYMCAIQAFVIYTSAMCEYSTLAVMAYDRHVAICRPLDYHSKMNKFSCGILLGFCWIPPFITMSIALFLSNRLALCKNNIDKLYCDNWSIVKLSCESTVTNNIYGFILISFYFSLFAIIILSYMKLFFACKASLECRKKFWQTCVPHMFCLINFTVATVFDTIYSRYSSNNFPEDLRNFLSLEIIIVPPLFNPVIYGLKLKEVRRRVLKSWINS from the coding sequence ATGTTGGATAATATGACCTCCTTTACAATTTACACCCTATTGGAACCAAGAGGCTCTAAATCATATCGTCATATGTATTTCACTTGCTTTTTGTTTCTCTATTTTCTCATATTGTTAGTGAATATTTGGCTCAGCATTGTTATTGTCTTGGAGAGGACCCTTCATGAACCAGTGTACATTTTTCTGTGCAATCTATGTGTAAATGGGCAATATGGAGCCACAGGATTTTATCCTAAATTCCTGTATGATATTTTAAGGGATTCATATGTGATCCCTTCTTACATGTGTGCCATCCAAGCTTTTGTGATTTACACTTCAGCAATGTGTGAATATTCTACACTGGCAGTAATGGCATATGATAGACATGTGGCCATATGTAGACCTTTAGACTATCACTCAAAGATGAACAAATTTTCTTGTGGCATATTACTTGGCTTTTGTTGGATTCCACCATTTATTACCATGTCCATTGCTCTTTTCTTGTCAAATAGGTTGGCattgtgtaaaaataatattgataaattGTATTGTGACAACTGGTCAATTGTAAAACTCTCATGCGAATCAACTGTCACTAATAACATTTATGGATTTAtccttatttctttttattttagccTTTTTGCCATAATTATTTTGTCATATATGAAACTTTTCTTTGCATGTAAAGCATCATTAGAATGCAGAAAGAAATTTTGGCAGACATGTGTGCCCCATATGTTTTGTTTGATAAACTTCACTGTTGCAACAGTTTTTGACACCATATACAGCAGATACAGCTCAAACAATTTCCCAGAGGATCTGCGTAATTTTTTGTCTTTAGAAATAATTATAGTGCCACCTCTTTTCAATCCTGTCATCTATGGATTAAAACTCAAAGAGGTACGGAGAAGAGTCTTAAAATCATGGATCAATTCATGA
- the LOC127624872 gene encoding olfactory receptor 14J1-like yields MDNMSYPVILTLMVPKESKTYRYIYFVFFLFLYLLILSINVRLVMVIIMEKALHEPMYIFFSHLCLNGVFGASGFYPKFLSDLMLDSYVISAHMCALQSYVIYSSLLCEFTILTVMSYDRYVAICRPLDYHSKLTKITCVRLIILSWIVPNCFVVPGALLSNLRPFCKYHIDKLYCDNWSIVKLSCVSSFVNNVYGYFVAVIFVSCAVIIVVSYIKLITACKASLENRRKFWQTCLPHILSLINFTFAMLFDIMYSRYGANDISESLRIFFALELAIVPPVFNPLIYGLNVTVIRKIVFTSCNTARENVSETQKRGKAKQIVNCCTVQLQ; encoded by the coding sequence ATGGATAACATGTCTTATCCTGTGATACTGACTCTTATGGTACCCAAAGAATCAAAAACATATAggtatatttattttgtgttctttcttTTCCTCTATCTGCTTATATTGTCAATTAATGTCCGCCTCGTAATGGTCATAATCATGGAGAAAGCTCTTCATGAACCAATGTACATATTCTTCAGTCATCTGTGTCTAAATGGTGTTTTTGGAGCCTCAGGATTCTACCCGAAATTTTTGTCTGATTTAATGCTAGATTCATATGTGATCTCCGCTCACATGTGTGCTCTGCAATCATATGTTATCTACAGCTCTTTACTTTGTGAGTTTACAATTTTAACAGTGATGTCTTATGATAGATATGTAGCCATATGCAGACCTTTAGACTATCATTCCAAATTAACTAAAATCACATGTGTTAGGTTAATTATTTTGTCCTGGATTGTACCCAACTGCTTTGTGGTTCCAGGAGCCCTGTTGTCTAACTTGAGGCCATTttgtaaatatcacattgacaaatTATACTGTGACAACTGGTCAATTGTAAAGCTTTCTTGTGTGTCATCCTTTGTTAATAATGTCTATGGATATTTTGTTGCTGTCATATTTGTTAGCTGTGCAGTTATTATCGTAGTGTCATATATTAAACTGATCACTGCATGTAAAGCATCTTTAGAAAATAGAAGGAAATTCTGGCAAACATGTTTGCCACACATATTATCACTGATAAATTTCACTTTTGCTATGCTTTTTGATATAATGTATAGCAGATATGGTGCAAATGATATTTCAGAGAGCCTACGCATTTTTTTTGCTTTAGAATTGGCTATAGTCCCACCTGTTTTTAATCCTCTAATCTATGGATTAAATGTCACCGTGATACGCAAAATAGTTTTTACTTCATGCAATACAGCAAGAGAGAATGTTTCAGAAACTCAAAAAAGGGGTAAAGCCAAACAAATTGTTAATTGCTGTACTGTACAGCTacagtga